From a region of the Algiphilus sp. genome:
- the nirD gene encoding nitrite reductase small subunit NirD codes for MADRNWQRICPVDAIVPDTGVCALVDGKQIAIFRLDDGTVRAIDNHDPFSGANVLSRGIVGGLEGERVVASPIYKQHFSLATGRCLEDAGNSVDAYPVKVEDGDIWLEAVPKRRYLPPAPQPEEPASLVVVGNGMVAMRAVEELLDRAPARYRITVFGAEPRGSYNRIQLSSVLSGEQDAEAVTTHPSKWYADNAITFHAGDAVVAIDRTRRCVRSASGREVEYDRLLIATGSDPLIPPIDGAELDGVTTFRDLDDVDALIAASAERRRAVVIGGGLLGLEAASGLCARGMDVTVLHLADHLMERQLDVKAGTMLKATLAERGIRVRLGAETRRIAGSAGRVERVELADGTSVPADLVVIAIGIRPNIALARDAGLACGRGVLVNDTLQTFDPRIYAVGECVEHRGSTYGLVAPLYEQAGICAGQLAGEGGKGYRGSVSGTQLKISGVKVYSAGDINGDEDTEDLVLHDPRRGLYKRLILRSNRVVGTVLFGDTDDGPWYFDLIRTGADVSAMRSRLLFGAAYCEEAA; via the coding sequence ATGGCGGACCGCAACTGGCAACGCATCTGCCCGGTGGACGCCATCGTGCCGGATACCGGCGTCTGTGCGCTGGTCGACGGCAAGCAGATCGCGATCTTCCGGCTCGACGATGGAACGGTACGCGCCATCGACAACCACGATCCCTTCTCCGGCGCCAACGTACTGTCGCGAGGCATCGTCGGGGGCCTGGAAGGGGAACGCGTGGTCGCGTCGCCGATCTACAAGCAGCATTTCAGTCTCGCCACCGGGCGCTGCCTGGAGGACGCCGGCAACTCGGTGGACGCCTACCCGGTGAAGGTCGAGGACGGCGACATCTGGCTGGAGGCGGTGCCCAAGCGCCGCTATCTGCCGCCGGCCCCGCAGCCGGAGGAGCCGGCTTCGCTGGTCGTCGTCGGCAACGGCATGGTGGCCATGCGCGCCGTCGAGGAGCTGCTGGACCGTGCGCCGGCACGTTACCGGATCACGGTCTTCGGCGCCGAGCCGCGCGGCAGCTACAACCGCATCCAGCTGTCCAGCGTGCTGTCCGGCGAGCAGGATGCCGAGGCCGTCACCACACATCCGTCGAAGTGGTATGCCGACAATGCCATCACCTTCCACGCCGGCGATGCCGTCGTCGCCATCGACCGTACACGGCGGTGCGTGCGCTCGGCGTCGGGACGGGAAGTCGAGTACGACCGCCTGCTCATCGCGACCGGCTCGGATCCCCTCATCCCTCCGATCGACGGTGCCGAGCTCGACGGCGTCACCACCTTCCGCGACCTCGACGATGTCGATGCGCTGATCGCGGCCTCGGCCGAGCGCCGGCGCGCGGTCGTGATCGGCGGCGGGCTTCTCGGTCTCGAGGCCGCCAGCGGCCTGTGCGCGCGCGGCATGGACGTCACGGTGCTGCATCTCGCCGATCACCTCATGGAGCGCCAGCTCGACGTCAAGGCCGGCACCATGCTGAAGGCGACCCTGGCCGAACGCGGCATCCGCGTGCGCCTGGGCGCCGAGACGCGGCGCATCGCGGGAAGCGCGGGGCGGGTCGAGCGGGTCGAGCTGGCGGACGGAACGTCGGTCCCCGCGGATCTGGTGGTGATCGCGATCGGCATCCGGCCGAACATCGCGCTTGCGCGCGACGCCGGTCTGGCGTGCGGGCGCGGCGTCCTGGTCAACGACACTCTGCAGACCTTCGACCCCCGCATCTACGCCGTCGGCGAGTGCGTCGAGCACCGCGGCTCGACCTACGGGCTGGTCGCGCCGCTCTACGAGCAGGCGGGCATCTGCGCCGGGCAGCTGGCAGGCGAGGGCGGCAAGGGCTATCGCGGTTCGGTCAGCGGCACGCAGCTCAAGATCAGCGGCGTCAAGGTCTACTCCGCGGGGGACATCAACGGCGATGAGGATACCGAGGATCTGGTCCTGCACGATCCGCGGCGCGGCCTGTACAAGCGGTTGATCCTGCGCAGCAACCGCGTCGTGGGCACGGTGCTGTTCGGCGATACGGACGACGGGCCGTGGTACTTCGACCTCATCCGTACCGGAGCCGATGTCAGCGCGATGCGCTCGCGCCTGCTCTTCGGCGCAGCGTACTGCGAAGAGGCGGCCTGA
- a CDS encoding ANTAR domain-containing protein: MRIMLVDDDPERCASIEASLRELGHEIVAMAPTDANLLDAVERRQPDVILIDVDAPGRDTLESLRQVHRNLPRPIVLFAESCEPATIRQAVRAGVTSYVVDGMSPARLKPILDVAIARFEEFEALKRELEDTKLKLADRRDVEKAKGLLMKRRGLDEDTAYSQLRRLAMTRNLKMGDAARAIISAAELL, translated from the coding sequence ATGCGAATAATGCTGGTGGATGATGACCCCGAGCGCTGTGCTTCCATCGAGGCCTCGCTGCGCGAACTGGGGCACGAGATCGTCGCGATGGCTCCGACCGATGCCAATCTTCTCGATGCGGTCGAGCGCCGCCAGCCCGACGTCATCCTCATCGATGTCGATGCGCCCGGTCGCGACACGCTGGAGTCTCTGCGCCAAGTGCACCGCAATCTGCCCCGCCCCATCGTGCTGTTCGCCGAGAGCTGCGAACCCGCCACCATCCGGCAGGCGGTCCGCGCCGGCGTGACCTCCTACGTCGTGGACGGCATGAGCCCGGCCCGCCTCAAGCCGATCCTCGACGTCGCCATCGCGCGCTTCGAGGAATTCGAGGCCCTGAAGCGGGAACTCGAGGACACCAAGCTCAAGCTGGCGGACCGCCGCGACGTCGAGAAGGCCAAGGGGCTGCTCATGAAGCGCCGCGGTCTCGACGAGGACACGGCGTACTCCCAGCTGAGACGGTTGGCAATGACGCGCAACCTGAAGATGGGCGATGCCGCCCGCGCCATCATCTCTGCCGCGGAACTGTTGTGA
- the nirB gene encoding nitrite reductase large subunit NirB → MSKHIVVIGNGMVGHRLVERLRADGGDRVRITVLGEEVRPAYDRVQLSSYFSGRSAEDLSLVADGFYDGDGVVLHLNTRVVEIDREGHAVVTAAGERIDYDRLVLATGSYPFVPPVEGADRPDCFVYRTIEDLEAMTEAGTRSKVGVVVGGGLLGLEAAKALKDMGLETHVIEFAPRLMAVQVDDAGGALLRRKIEELGVVVHTATNTSRIVDGDACRHRMEFADGGSLEADMIVFSAGIRPRDDIARAAGLTLGERGGICIDDHCLTSDPDIYAIGECALFESRIYGLVAPGYDMAKVAAAHVLGDDAQRFAGADMSTKLKLLGVDVASLGDAHGVTEGARTMAFQDERAGVYKKLVMNAEGTRLIGGVLVGDAEAYSDWLTMMQNDMPLPEKPESLLLGSADEEGAGATGVDALPDGAQVCSCNDVTKGALCGAIAEGNTSVGALKSCTKAATSCGGCLPLVTKILKAELVKQGVAVNDHLCEHFPYSRQELFHIVRVEHVESFDDLLARYGRGHGCDICKPAVASILATCWNDFVLQSRHAGLQDSNDHFLANIQRDGTYSVVPRVPGGEITAEKLEVLARVAKKYDLYTKITGGQRIDLFGAQVHQLPMIWEELIAAGFESGHAYGKAVRTVKSCVGSTWCRYGVQDSVGMAIDMENRYKGLRAPHKLKFAVSGCTRECAEAQSKDVGVIATERGWNLYVCGNGGMKPRHAELLASDLDTETLYRYIDRFLMFYASTAERLQRTSTWRDNLEGGLDYLKDVIINDSLGIAEELEQQMAHLIDTYQCEWRTAVEDPTVRARFRTFVNAEGGDDHVLLVEERGQKRPATSEERARLKGIPVAVEEA, encoded by the coding sequence ATGAGCAAGCACATCGTGGTGATCGGCAATGGCATGGTGGGCCACCGTCTGGTGGAGCGCCTGCGCGCCGACGGCGGCGACCGAGTGCGCATCACCGTCCTCGGCGAGGAGGTACGCCCGGCCTATGACCGCGTGCAGCTGTCGAGCTACTTCAGCGGCCGGAGCGCCGAGGATCTGTCGCTGGTGGCCGACGGCTTCTACGACGGCGACGGCGTGGTGCTGCATCTCAACACCCGGGTGGTCGAGATCGATCGCGAGGGGCACGCGGTCGTCACCGCGGCCGGCGAGCGTATCGACTACGACCGGCTGGTCCTGGCGACCGGCTCGTATCCCTTCGTCCCGCCGGTGGAGGGCGCCGACCGACCCGACTGCTTCGTCTATCGCACCATCGAGGATCTCGAGGCGATGACCGAAGCCGGCACGCGCTCGAAGGTGGGCGTCGTCGTCGGTGGCGGCCTGCTCGGACTGGAAGCCGCCAAGGCCCTCAAGGACATGGGCCTCGAGACGCATGTCATCGAGTTCGCGCCGCGCCTGATGGCGGTGCAGGTCGATGATGCCGGCGGCGCGCTGCTGCGACGGAAGATCGAGGAACTGGGCGTGGTGGTGCACACCGCCACCAATACCAGCCGCATCGTCGATGGCGATGCGTGCCGGCATCGCATGGAGTTCGCCGACGGCGGCTCGCTGGAGGCCGACATGATCGTGTTCTCCGCCGGCATCCGGCCGCGCGACGACATCGCCCGCGCGGCGGGCCTGACCCTGGGCGAGCGCGGCGGCATCTGCATCGACGATCACTGCCTGACCTCGGATCCGGACATCTACGCCATCGGCGAGTGCGCGCTCTTCGAGAGCCGCATCTACGGACTGGTCGCTCCGGGTTACGACATGGCGAAGGTGGCGGCCGCCCACGTACTGGGCGATGACGCACAGCGCTTCGCCGGCGCCGACATGAGCACCAAGCTCAAGCTGCTCGGCGTCGACGTCGCCTCGCTGGGCGACGCCCACGGCGTTACCGAGGGCGCGCGCACCATGGCGTTCCAGGACGAGCGCGCGGGCGTCTACAAGAAGCTGGTCATGAACGCCGAGGGCACGCGCCTGATCGGCGGAGTGCTGGTCGGTGACGCCGAGGCGTACTCCGACTGGCTGACCATGATGCAGAACGACATGCCGCTGCCGGAGAAGCCCGAGAGCCTGCTGCTGGGCTCGGCCGACGAGGAGGGCGCCGGCGCTACCGGGGTCGATGCGCTGCCCGACGGCGCCCAGGTCTGCTCCTGCAACGATGTCACCAAGGGCGCGCTGTGCGGCGCCATCGCCGAGGGCAACACCTCGGTGGGCGCGCTCAAGTCGTGCACCAAGGCGGCGACCTCGTGCGGCGGCTGTCTGCCGCTGGTCACCAAGATCCTGAAGGCCGAGCTGGTCAAGCAGGGCGTGGCGGTCAACGATCATCTCTGCGAGCACTTCCCGTACTCGCGGCAGGAGCTCTTCCACATCGTCCGCGTCGAGCACGTCGAGAGCTTCGACGATCTGCTGGCGCGCTACGGCCGCGGCCACGGCTGCGATATCTGCAAGCCGGCGGTCGCGAGCATCCTCGCCACCTGCTGGAACGACTTCGTGCTGCAGTCCAGGCACGCCGGCCTGCAGGATTCCAACGACCACTTCCTGGCCAACATCCAGCGCGACGGTACCTATTCGGTGGTGCCGCGCGTGCCCGGCGGCGAGATCACCGCGGAGAAGCTCGAGGTCCTCGCGCGTGTCGCCAAGAAGTACGACCTCTACACCAAGATCACCGGCGGGCAGCGCATCGACCTGTTCGGCGCCCAGGTCCATCAGCTGCCGATGATCTGGGAGGAGCTGATCGCGGCCGGCTTCGAGTCGGGCCATGCCTACGGCAAGGCGGTGCGGACCGTGAAGTCCTGCGTCGGATCGACCTGGTGCCGGTACGGCGTGCAGGACTCGGTGGGCATGGCGATCGACATGGAGAACCGCTACAAGGGCCTGCGCGCGCCGCACAAGCTCAAGTTCGCGGTCTCCGGCTGCACGCGCGAGTGCGCCGAGGCGCAGAGCAAGGATGTCGGCGTCATCGCGACCGAGCGCGGCTGGAACCTCTACGTCTGCGGCAATGGCGGCATGAAGCCGCGCCACGCCGAACTGCTGGCCTCGGACCTCGATACCGAGACCCTGTACCGGTATATCGACCGCTTCCTGATGTTCTACGCCAGCACGGCCGAGCGTCTGCAGCGCACCAGCACCTGGCGCGACAACCTGGAGGGTGGGCTCGACTATCTGAAGGACGTGATCATCAACGACAGTCTCGGCATCGCCGAGGAGCTCGAGCAGCAGATGGCGCACCTCATCGATACCTATCAGTGCGAGTGGCGCACTGCGGTCGAGGATCCGACGGTTCGCGCGCGCTTCCGCACCTTCGTCAACGCCGAAGGCGGCGATGACCACGTCCTGCTGGTGGAGGAGCGCGGCCAGAAGCGCCCCGCGACCAGCGAGGAACGCGCCCGGCTGAAGGGCATCCCGGTTGCCGTGGAGGAAGCGTGA
- a CDS encoding CmpA/NrtA family ABC transporter substrate-binding protein has translation MTSSPEKTALRLGIMPLTDAAPVIVARDLGFFAKHGLEVEVCLETAWASVRDKLAAGMLDAAHMLAPMPLAAALGLDGIGVRMITAMSLNLNGNAITVSRSLYERLGVSGADPGAAGLALKRVLQCDRAAGVPPHVFAHVYPFSSHHYELRYWLAGCGIDPERDLQLVVIPPAQMVEHLREGRIDGFCVGAPWSTLAESSGTGRILVSKHQIWNNSPEKVLGVTEDWADRNPQTHLALVAALIEAARWLDLPENRGEAARLLAASRCLEAPADILHRSLNPGAAAPDRDPGLVFHAGAATFPWRSHAQWFLRQMQRWHHAAPDIDVRGLAETVYRPDLYRVAARRVHEPFPKTDLKSEGLHAALWQTPTEGGAMTLGADRFFDGEQFDPI, from the coding sequence ATGACGTCATCGCCCGAGAAAACCGCGTTGCGCCTCGGCATCATGCCGCTCACCGATGCGGCACCGGTCATCGTGGCCCGAGACCTCGGCTTCTTCGCCAAGCACGGGCTGGAGGTCGAGGTGTGCCTCGAGACCGCCTGGGCCAGCGTGCGCGACAAGCTCGCTGCCGGCATGCTCGATGCCGCCCACATGCTCGCGCCCATGCCGCTCGCCGCCGCCCTCGGCCTCGACGGCATCGGCGTGCGCATGATCACGGCCATGTCGCTCAACCTGAACGGCAACGCCATCACGGTGTCGCGCTCGCTCTACGAACGCCTCGGCGTGAGCGGCGCCGACCCGGGCGCGGCGGGCCTCGCGCTCAAGCGCGTGCTGCAGTGCGACCGCGCCGCCGGCGTGCCACCGCACGTCTTCGCGCACGTCTACCCGTTCTCGTCGCATCACTACGAGCTGCGCTACTGGCTGGCAGGGTGCGGCATCGACCCCGAGCGCGATCTGCAGCTGGTGGTCATCCCGCCCGCCCAGATGGTCGAGCACCTCCGCGAGGGGCGCATCGACGGCTTCTGCGTCGGCGCGCCGTGGAGCACGCTGGCGGAATCGTCGGGCACCGGTCGCATCCTGGTGAGCAAGCACCAGATATGGAACAACAGCCCCGAGAAGGTGCTGGGCGTCACCGAGGACTGGGCCGACCGCAACCCACAGACCCATCTCGCGCTGGTCGCCGCGCTCATCGAAGCCGCACGCTGGCTCGACCTGCCCGAGAACCGCGGCGAGGCCGCGCGGCTACTGGCGGCGAGCCGCTGTCTCGAAGCCCCCGCGGACATCCTGCACCGCTCGCTGAACCCCGGCGCCGCCGCTCCGGACCGCGACCCGGGGCTGGTCTTCCACGCCGGCGCGGCCACCTTCCCGTGGCGCTCCCATGCGCAGTGGTTCCTGCGTCAGATGCAGCGCTGGCACCACGCCGCGCCCGACATCGACGTCCGCGGCCTCGCCGAGACGGTCTATCGGCCGGACCTGTACCGCGTCGCCGCGCGGCGCGTGCACGAGCCCTTCCCCAAGACCGACCTCAAGTCCGAGGGCCTCCACGCCGCGCTCTGGCAGACCCCCACCGAGGGCGGCGCCATGACCCTGGGCGCCGACCGCTTCTTCGACGGCGAGCAGTTCGACCCGATCTGA
- a CDS encoding MMPL family transporter yields MTVAERYAAWLVARRRPMTWLLLALTLLVGAGAGVGERSKADIGEAAVRSAAHEAADEIEATYRAGKSVSSQIVVRAGSFEGEGGEVLLGNVLTRASLLRGLELQRAIRAEQPLAETLREDGFEGIENLIARLAWARDRGIDGLEGPEPDLAAQIDALAALSDAETESLLAELLDPASPLSAAEPRNYLPSDYVVGSTRARARATHIRQHNPASGVVGEDAVLDAQARMDVMARAAFPDAFVSGRGVVKAASVRAVGDSFVIITPVALILLVLALTIAYRDVWDILLSLLGAALVLIWLSGLQGWLAIPRTSLLIAVPFLLVGLSIDYSLHIVMRYREARTDAGEPDTAAATTVAVGGVMAALVTAAVTTALAFFANVISPLASIRDFALVSGLGILSALLVFGALVPALKIGMDQWLERRGRTRRSPAVGLRAGWMHRLLRGVAALSARHPGLSVAGCLLLAVGGAVAATGIDTRFDPEDFMPREPPAWVRALPEPFAPGNYDARADLAYVKDTFRQNPFASEAQVLIKGEVTAPGLLTAVERVARGVTAHGTIITHSPAFALRRSAGQFPELAALMRDRDDDGDGLPDRDVAAVFDRFIALDSERAGEVLHRAPDGAYESARLRLGILVNAPPESIAADVRELANRIEAEAPVRAVATGLPVVQAVIQRALFETLVNGFAVTLVLILALLASVYGRRFRMPALGVLFLVPVVVALAWLLGAMAVLGIPFNSETVVITSLAIGLGVDYCVHLGERLVAERAAGASVADALTSGLCGTGGALLGSALTTLCGFGVLALAFSPPLQRFGTVSGLSIAFAFIACIVMLPGLFALRERWRSGNPA; encoded by the coding sequence ATGACCGTGGCCGAACGCTATGCCGCGTGGCTGGTCGCCCGCCGACGGCCGATGACGTGGCTGCTCCTGGCGCTGACCCTGTTGGTCGGCGCCGGTGCCGGCGTCGGCGAGCGCAGCAAGGCCGACATCGGCGAGGCCGCGGTGCGCTCGGCGGCGCACGAGGCCGCCGACGAGATCGAGGCGACCTACCGCGCCGGGAAGTCGGTCAGCTCGCAGATCGTGGTGCGCGCCGGGTCCTTCGAGGGCGAGGGCGGGGAAGTGCTGCTGGGCAACGTGCTGACCCGGGCATCGCTGCTCCGCGGCCTCGAGCTGCAGCGTGCCATCCGGGCCGAGCAGCCGCTGGCCGAAACGCTGCGCGAGGACGGCTTCGAAGGCATCGAGAACCTGATCGCGCGACTGGCCTGGGCGCGTGATCGCGGCATCGACGGGTTGGAGGGGCCCGAGCCGGACCTCGCCGCCCAGATCGATGCACTGGCGGCGCTTTCCGACGCCGAAACGGAGTCGCTGCTCGCCGAGCTGCTCGATCCGGCCTCGCCGCTGAGTGCTGCCGAGCCCCGCAACTACCTGCCGTCCGACTACGTGGTCGGGTCGACCCGGGCGCGGGCCCGCGCGACCCACATCCGCCAGCACAATCCCGCCAGCGGCGTCGTCGGCGAGGATGCGGTCCTCGATGCCCAGGCGCGCATGGACGTCATGGCGCGCGCGGCCTTCCCGGATGCCTTCGTGTCGGGGCGCGGGGTGGTCAAGGCGGCCTCGGTGCGCGCGGTGGGCGACAGCTTCGTCATCATCACGCCGGTGGCGCTGATCCTGCTGGTGCTTGCGCTCACCATTGCCTACCGCGACGTCTGGGACATTCTGCTCAGCCTGCTGGGCGCCGCACTCGTGCTGATCTGGCTCAGCGGTCTGCAGGGCTGGCTGGCGATCCCGCGGACGTCGCTGCTGATCGCGGTGCCCTTCCTGCTGGTCGGGCTGAGCATCGACTATTCGCTGCACATCGTCATGCGCTACCGCGAGGCGCGCACGGACGCGGGCGAACCGGACACGGCCGCCGCGACCACGGTCGCGGTGGGGGGTGTCATGGCCGCCCTGGTCACCGCGGCGGTGACCACGGCGCTGGCCTTCTTCGCCAACGTCATCAGTCCGCTGGCGTCGATCCGCGACTTCGCGCTGGTCAGCGGTCTCGGCATCCTGTCGGCGCTGCTGGTGTTCGGCGCGCTGGTGCCGGCGCTCAAGATCGGGATGGACCAGTGGCTGGAGCGGCGCGGGCGCACGCGCCGCAGTCCGGCGGTCGGACTCAGGGCCGGATGGATGCATCGCCTCCTGCGGGGCGTGGCGGCGCTGTCGGCGCGCCATCCGGGGCTTTCCGTCGCGGGTTGCCTGCTGCTCGCGGTCGGCGGGGCGGTGGCCGCCACCGGCATCGATACCCGCTTCGATCCCGAGGACTTCATGCCGCGCGAGCCGCCGGCCTGGGTACGCGCGCTTCCGGAACCCTTCGCGCCCGGCAACTACGATGCGCGCGCCGATCTGGCCTACGTCAAGGACACCTTCCGGCAGAATCCCTTCGCGTCCGAAGCGCAGGTGCTCATCAAGGGCGAGGTGACCGCACCCGGGCTCCTGACCGCGGTCGAGCGCGTTGCGCGCGGGGTCACCGCGCACGGCACCATCATCACGCACAGTCCGGCCTTCGCGCTGCGGCGATCCGCCGGCCAGTTTCCCGAGCTCGCCGCGCTGATGCGCGATCGCGACGACGACGGCGACGGACTCCCGGACCGCGACGTGGCCGCGGTCTTCGACCGCTTCATCGCGCTCGACTCCGAGCGCGCGGGCGAAGTGCTGCATCGCGCACCCGACGGCGCCTACGAGTCGGCGCGATTGCGCCTCGGCATCCTGGTCAATGCGCCCCCCGAGTCCATTGCCGCGGATGTGCGCGAGCTGGCCAACCGCATCGAGGCGGAGGCCCCGGTGCGCGCGGTGGCGACCGGACTGCCGGTGGTGCAGGCCGTCATCCAGCGCGCGCTGTTCGAGACACTGGTCAACGGCTTCGCGGTGACCCTGGTGCTGATTCTTGCGCTGCTGGCATCGGTCTATGGACGGCGGTTCCGCATGCCGGCGCTGGGGGTGCTCTTCCTGGTCCCGGTGGTGGTGGCGCTGGCCTGGCTGCTGGGTGCCATGGCCGTGCTCGGCATTCCCTTCAACAGCGAGACCGTGGTCATCACCAGTCTCGCGATCGGACTCGGGGTCGACTACTGCGTCCATCTCGGCGAACGCCTGGTGGCCGAGCGCGCGGCCGGCGCCAGCGTCGCCGATGCGCTCACCTCGGGGCTATGCGGGACCGGCGGCGCTCTCCTCGGAAGCGCGCTGACGACGCTGTGCGGATTCGGCGTGCTGGCGCTCGCGTTCTCGCCACCGCTGCAGCGCTTCGGCACGGTCAGCGGTCTGAGCATCGCGTTCGCCTTCATCGCCTGCATCGTCATGCTGCCCGGTCTGTTCGCGCTGCGCGAGCGCTGGCGCAGCGGAAACCCGGCATAG